One region of Drosophila sechellia strain sech25 chromosome 4, ASM438219v1, whole genome shotgun sequence genomic DNA includes:
- the LOC6620286 gene encoding uncharacterized protein LOC6620286 isoform X3 — MSTISPISFRHTLGRKVLTISPNLQKPKMLQPREDNKISYIYQKKYDTLTFTRRKMYSTYCNLNLSRVLFCTLLLTMMLIGTPQAINQSYHVSPTPTLPAISGDERNQLERYSFKEHRGSENLNSSYELNNKNNFLYGSVSEKVLDEARYNLATHVMSNGVELIITNEKEKYIENFAMTTQKVTGTDYYSHPILITIRSNKPLTLAPSTLKKQMILTLPPIRQDPPSIPKNVFVRKICLTTYTYNTTNVKNGSFHLVSKKVVITKSFTEDRNYLHASNSMIPDVTFSKTPDLLVAMYPTTYHYFNTIDRGQSTPIIFTSTATVTSTIRSPEYSLALPHSMKDVSPSTKTYFSYILFTRTVYDELGKPIHATSKKNLTEVVLTEPFLVSTYVNTEVTDIVSSEEHFNNSSSSAMNYEDYLIIYSTKAMLETQTFCTSMYNTSLTISKEACEGDLRVPHHQLTRQTQVIKHIITDTVVSSLLNSSVLLSLKSKLLLKKNKHQRESIVTMITFLPGEIIRVTGVYIIQTPNLNNFTASKKQTAISLLSATSISREPNPTLITKKADFDENFSTVLNNASLYTSPFTYNKTDLILLASENSDIYIRTKNKLIHSRLSSSTSKTSTIKREYLESFRPVLNVLAHLLKKQFVNLQIDHPYTQASNEGCPKSNRVPSQTISTVIEKQAYIPLAQNISEKLRENRLKSDHLGKLNINILHIYPPRMDALRNTRKKISPQHEYAGYMKTSRIYETELMNTGIPIRPGEVVTASANVIFGRPNINVGVFHTLFNEHKITVNNRHKISLKSFHLNNPIYSNMLDNSQNKRASIDYASILKPPIPINHQKQLKSATKYSQLSHRPGEVHIDAAFYSHHILDIFRTPQKIVTSLSVSKSYVAMSNSPEYSFSQDRPVETSLSNVTPVILSKLSTVQQINLKGNVISHTINMHAGPLTFKTESESIPYATSVKGYTDTLFISHVKIPISDEKIYVHITPNRKSLFSLEYDKLDHDKYYNKVKFTGDSFGNIRAPNKINAVYQNDFSSQPIVRLDSTHNGELTKHINEAPNKTVKAFTEPYQTAAFNTTKNKNLFSSAASNRMWSVITYKTYANSHLNYFTEHASVSGINTIVPRPSNFSAYCSSISREYYNFTSSLAIWEVPQLRSRVSIKSISRGLTPITDIKVQASKMELSNSLLYNLGSLNTIQELHFKPGKDLLSVTLCIIRSVKNCKNSSIHKLKNDVKMLEPSEIMQDDTNSLSQKSMETDFVSLAEKTTNNLNTLQITKTDIIDAQKYIPLKNIIVNTSKINVMKPGFISVQKVLISQDSPYVSILNSSDYVVNSYNVKDYLMPSGSADNFEMENMQTIFSHTDFRNKSSSSLISNSNPDQIMNAFSDLRNMPFRADLIDSMSQRIDLIKRKSNTACDPTCRLNKNEICVTYGNSTESIGICECRPSFGRMFPDRPCKPTYTYEMRIQTNWAENHLLKFSNKTKRNSLSLYRHISKILLEAADRMVMQSDYRDIFHGVKLQSVFAKTNDTLMVTYLLQLSENSNEDQLTTVFQKYLRRSNFSIGGTGLYTSREGLQFLTIKDFDECRYEHFYDCSPNAQCFNLIGSYTCSCKEGYIDKSDNSLYPGRHCLNNIIGCDKCNYNGKCVNDSAEKSHKDIVICKCNAWYIGTKCQVNLKVIILFILTSGAILSSLVLFLFLLIITQRKKQVDWKTSQLIISASSLSPSLRTSTKSGRSSVHEMENVGELCKVMTLISKKEYNEVNNHFITPETHKKTIVVQNYTNAIASTKVEELNIKGAFTQNDFLYGSTDRGSQHEDQINRSPTLRIPRAKFRFPDISQNSCLCHNGKRSSLNNTEKILVQTDDDYMTANRFSGPSCEKHLKYLTLSDNLFYRGNTLAKADLVPAVYEVSSLITDKIESPTLDENMSINKAYSNTSSALNEDSNTMTERDLGSTFLLPHTHLYKTDKISYDISRLSSS; from the exons AAACCAAAAATGCTTCAGCCACGTGAAGACAACAAAATATCGTAtatttaccaaaaaaaatacGACACTTTAACCTTCACAAGAAGGAAGATGTATTCTACTTATTGCAATTTAAACTTGAGCCGTGTTCTGTTTTGCACACTCCTATTGACCATGATGCTCATTGGAACTCCCCAAGCAATTA ATCAGTCTTATCATGTGAGTCCGACACCCACGTTGCCAGCAATATCCGGGGATg AGCGCAATCAATTAGAACGTTATAGTTTCAAAGAACATAGGGGGAGCGAGAATCTTAATTCAAGTTACGAGctgaataataaaaataattttttatatggCTCTGTCTCGGAAAAAGTATTAGACGAAGCCAGGTACAATCTTGCCACTCACGTTATGTCAAATGGAGTGGAACTAATAATTACCAACGAAAAAGAGAAATATATTGAAAACTTTGCGATGACAACCCAAAAAGTAACCGGTACTGACTATTATAGTCATCCAATTTTAATAACCATACGATCCAACAAGCCCTTGACATTGGCCCCAAGTACATTAAAAAAACAGATGATATTAACATTGCCTCCAATTAGACAG GACCCACCCAGTATTCCCAAAAACGTATTTGTAAGAAAAATTTGTCTAACTACTTACACATATAACACAACCAATGTTAAAAATGGAAGCTTTCATTTGGTAAGCAAAAAAGTGGTTATTACCAAGAGTTTTACAGAAGATCGAAATTACCTTCATGCAAGTAACTCGATGATACCAGACGTCACTTTCTCAAAG actccagacctactagTCGCTATGTATCCAACAACTTATCACTATTTTAACACAATTGATCGAGGACAGTCGACTCCGATAATATTCACATCAACAGCTACTGTTACAAGCACAATTAGGAGTCCAGAGTACTCCTTGGCTCTTCCACATTCAATGAAAGATGTGTCGCCCAGCACAAAAACATACTTCagttatatattatttactaGGACCGTATATGATGAACTAGGGAAACCAATACATGCCACAAGTAAAAAAAATCTCACTGAAGTAGTTCTTACAGAGCCCTTTCTTGTTTCAACTTATGTAAATACAGAAGTAACTGATATCGTTTCGAGTGAGGAGCACTTTAATAATTCATCTTCTTCTGCAATGAATTATGAAGACTACCTTATAATATATTCAACGAAAGCCATGTTAGAAACACAAACTTTTTGCACAAGTATGTATAATACTAGTCTGACCATATCAAAGGAAGCATGTGAAGGGGATTTAAGAGTTCCCCACCATCAATTAACGCGTCAAACTCAAGTAATAAAACACATAATAACCGATACCGTGGTTAGTTCGCTGTTAAACTCAAGTGTTTTACTTTCGTTAAAATCTAAACTTTtgcttaaaaaaaataaacaccaACGGGAAAGTATTGTTACAATGATCACATTTCTGCCAGGTGAAATAATACGAGTAACGGGTGTCTATATAATCCAAACACccaatttaaacaatttcacCGCGTCGAAGAAACAGACGGCAATAAGTTTACTCAGCGCTACATCAATAAGTAGGGAACCAAATCCAACTTTAATTACTAAGAAAGCTGACTTTGATGAGAATTTTAGCACGGTGTTGAATAATGCTAGCCTTTACACTAGCCCTTTCACCTACAATAAGACAGATTTAATATTATTGGCGTCTGAAAATAGCGACATATACATAcgaactaaaaataaattaatacatTCGAGGCTTAGTTCTTCAACTTCCAAGACTAGTACTATAAAGAGGGAGTACTTGGAGAGTTTTCGTCCTGTGTTAAATGTTTTGGCACACCTATTAAAAAAACAGTTCGTTAATTTACAAATAGATCATCCGTACACCCAAGCATCTAACGAAGGATGCCCAAAGTCCAATAGAGTTCCAAGCCAAACTATATCAACAGTAATTGAAAAACAAGCATATATACCTTTGGCTCAAAACATATCAGAAAAATTAAGAGAAAATCGTTTGAAAAGTGATCATCTAGGCAaactaaatattaatatattacatatatatccaCCGAGAATGGACGCCTTAAGaaacacaagaaaaaaaatttcacCTCAACATGAGTATGCAGGATATATGAAAACGTCAAGGATATATGAAACCGAGTTAATGAATACGGGAATTCCTATTAGACCCGGAGAGGTCGTAACAGCCAGCGCTAATGTTATTTTTGGAAGaccaaatataaatgttggAGTATTCCACACATTGTTTAACGAGCATAAAATCACAGTAAACAATCGTCATAAAATATCTCTAAAATCATTTCACTTAAATAATCCAATTTATTCAAATATGTTGGataattcgcaaaataaaagaGCTAGTATAGACTATGCCAGCATATTAAAACCTCCAATACCTATAAATCATCAAAAACAACTGAAGAGTGCAACCAAATATTCCCAATTAAGCCACAGACCAGGCGAAG TTCACATCGATGCTGCATTTTATAGCCATCACATCTTAGACATATTTCGGACACCACAAAAAATTGTTACAAGTCTGTCAGTTTCTAAAAGTTATGTTGCCATGTCAAATTCTCCTGAGTATTCTTTTAGTCAAGACAGACCCGTAGAAACGTCGTTATCCAATGTAACGCCCGTTATCTTATCTAAACTATCAACTGttcaacaaataaatttaaaaggtAATGTAATAAGCCATACAATTAATATGCATGCCGGTCCTCTGACTTTTAAAACGGAATCTGAGAGCATTCCGTATGCGACAAGTGTAAAAGGATATACCGATACTCTTTTTATATCACATGTAAAAATACCTATAAGCGACGAAAAAATTTATGTGCACATAACACCCAATCGCAAAAGTCTATTTTCTCTTGAGTACGATAAGTTAGACCACgacaaatattataataaagtTAAATTTACCGGTGATTCCTTTGGAAATATAAGGGcgccaaataaaataaacgcTGTCTATCAAAATGACTTTTCCTCCCAACCAATTGTTAGGCTAGACAGCACGCATAATGGTGAACTAACAAAACATATTAATGAGGCTCCTAATAAAACTGTGAAAGCTTTTACAGAACCATATCAAACAGCAGCGTTTAATACCACTAAGAACAAAAATCTTTTCAGCAGCGCTGCATCAAATAGAATGTGGTCAGTGATAACATACAAAACGTATGCAAATTCACATCTTAACTACTTTACAGAGCATGCATCTGTTTCTGGAATCAATACAATTGTTCCGAGACCTTCAAATTTCAGCGCTTACTGCTCATCCATTTCTAGagaatattacaattttacaaGCTCATTAGCTATTTGGGAGGTCCCTCAGTTAAGGTCAAGAGTATCAATAAAGTCAATTTCTCGCGGGTTAACGCCGATTACTGATATCAAAGTGCAAGCATCCAAAATGGAACTTTCAAACAGTCTTCTGTACAATTTAGGTTCATTGAACACAATACAAGAACTACATTTTAAACCCGGCAAAGATTTACTTAGTGTGACCTTGTGTATAATACGCAGTGTTAAAAACTGCAAAAATAGTTCGATACATAAACTAAAGAACGATGTTAAAATGCTTGAACCCTCTGAAATTATGCAGGATGATACAAATTCTCTTTCCCAAAAATCAATGGAAACAGATTTCGTTTCACTGGCAGAAAAGACAACCAACAATTTAAATACGTTGCAAATCACCAAAACAGATATTATTGAtgcacaaaaatatatacccctgaaaaatataattgtgaATACTtcgaaaataaatgtaatgaAGCCGGGTTTCATTAGTGTACAAAAAGTACTAATTTCTCAAGACAGTCCTTATGTTAGTATTTTAAATAGCTCGGACTATGTAGTGAATTCATATAACGTGAAAGACTATCTCATGCCCTCTGGCAGTGCAGATAattttgaaatggaaaatatgcaAACCATCTTTAGTCACACCGATTTTAGAAATAAATCGAGCTCTTCATTAATCTCTAACTCGAACCCAGATCAGATTATGAATGCCTTCAGCGACTTAAGAAATATGCCCTTCAGAGCAGATCTAATAGATTCGATGTCACAGAGAATTGatttaataaaacgaaaatCTAATACTGCTTGCGATCCCACATGcagattaaataaaaatgaaatatgcgTTACCTATGGTAATAGTACCGAATCTATAGGTATTTGTGAATGTCGACCCAGTTTTGGACGTATGTTTCCGGATCGCCCTTGCAAAC CTACTTATACGTACGAAATGAGAATTCAAACCAACTGGGCGGAAAACCATTTATTAAAATTcagcaataaaacaaaaagaaattcCTTATCCTTATATCGACATattagtaaaatattattGGAAGCCGCCGATCGCATGGTTATGCAATCTGATTATAGGGATATATTTCACGGTGTGAAACTACAAAGTGTGTTTGCTAAGACGAATGACACTTTAATGGTCACCTACCTCCTACAG TTATCAGAGAATAGCAATGAAGATCAGCTTACAActgtttttcaaaaatatttacggCGAAGCAACTTTAGTATTGGAGGCACCGGATTGTACACCTCAAGAGAAGGGCTCCAATTCCTAACAATTAAGG ATTTTGATGAATGCCGCTACGAACATTTTTATGATTGTTCCCCTAATGCGCAATGTTTTAACCTAATTGGAAGTTACACTTGCAGTTGTAAGGAGGGTTACATAGATAAATCAGACAACAGCTTATACCCCGGACGCCATTGCCTAAATAACATAATCGGTTGCGATAAATGTAATTATAACGGCAAATGCGTCAATGATTCGGCTGAAAAGAGCCATAAAGATATAGTGATATGCAAGTGCAATGCTTGGTATATCGGAACAAAGTGCCAAGTTAACTTGAAagttataatattatttattctaaCAAGTGGCGCAATTTTGTCTTCTTTGGttctatttttgtttttactaatAATCACCCAGCGGAAAAAACAAGTCGATTGGAAAACAAGCCAATTAATCATTTCAGCTTCATCATTAAGTCCAAGTTTAAGAACCTCAACCAAAAGTGGTCGGTCATCAGTCcacgaaatggaaaatgtcgGTGAATTATGCAAAGTCATGACATTAATATCTAAGAAG GAATATAATGAAGTGAATAATCATTTCATAACACcagaaacacacaaaaaaacaatTGTGGTTCAAAATTACACGAACGCAATAGCTTCAACAAAAGTAGaagaattaaatataaaaggaGCATTTACACAGAATGACTTTTTATATGGTAGTACTGACCGTGGCTCACAACACGAAGACCAAATTAATCGATCTCCTACTCTCAGAATTCCACGAGCGAAATTCCGATTTCCCGATATTTCTCAGAACTCTTGTTTATGTCACAATGGTAAAAGATCAAGTTTAAATAATACAGAGAAAATATTAGTGCAAACAGATGACGATTATATGACTGCCAATCGTTTTTCTGGTCCAAGTTGTGagaaacatttaaaatatttaactttatCAGATAATCTTTTCTACAGAGGTAATACCTTAGCAAAAGCTGATCTAGTACCTGCTGTGTATGAGGTATCTTCCCTAATAACAGATAAAATTGAATCTCCAAC ATTAGATGAAAATATGTCCATTAATAAGGCTTATTCCAATACCTCGAGCGCATTAAATGag GACTCTAATACAATGACTGAAAGAGATTTGGGTTCTACATTCTTGCTACCACATACACATCTTTACAAGACCGACAAG ATTTCATACGACATTTCTCGTTTGAGTTCTTCATAA